In Candidatus Protochlamydia phocaeensis, a single genomic region encodes these proteins:
- the pseI gene encoding pseudaminic acid synthase, with amino-acid sequence MAQEIRIGSHLIGPHHPPLIVAELSANHNGSIDRALQIVEAAKHAGAHAIKLQTYTADTLTLDSQEGKFVINDPSSLWKGRNLYELYQQAHMPWEWHSIIFNRCREIGLTAFSTPFDETAVDFLEELDVPCYKIASPEIVDLPLIRKTAKTGKPLIISTGASTLLEIAEAVQTARAAGCRDLILLKCTAAYPSQPKDCHLRTIPHLASTFDVIAGLSDHSLGLAVPLASVALGSCLIEKHFTLSRAGGGPDDPFSLEPNELQALVEESKRAWEALGHIQYAPLRAEKTTLSHRPSLYFIADLSAGEIVQSEHIRSLRPDCGLPPKDLERVIGLPLQKNVKRGTPVTWDIFKNE; translated from the coding sequence ATGGCTCAAGAGATTCGCATTGGCTCTCATCTGATCGGACCCCATCATCCGCCTTTAATTGTGGCGGAGCTTTCGGCCAATCATAATGGTTCGATAGATAGAGCATTGCAAATTGTCGAAGCGGCTAAGCATGCGGGCGCCCATGCGATTAAATTGCAAACTTATACGGCGGATACGCTTACCCTGGATAGCCAAGAAGGCAAATTTGTTATCAACGATCCTTCAAGCTTGTGGAAGGGGAGGAATTTATATGAGCTTTATCAGCAAGCGCACATGCCTTGGGAGTGGCATTCCATTATTTTTAATCGCTGCCGCGAGATTGGCTTAACTGCTTTTAGCACGCCTTTTGATGAAACGGCCGTTGATTTTCTGGAAGAGTTGGATGTGCCTTGTTATAAGATCGCTTCTCCTGAAATTGTCGATTTGCCCCTTATTCGAAAAACAGCCAAAACGGGCAAGCCTTTGATTATCTCGACTGGCGCCTCTACTTTGCTTGAAATCGCTGAAGCAGTGCAAACTGCACGCGCAGCAGGTTGCCGGGATTTAATTTTATTAAAATGCACAGCTGCCTATCCTTCCCAGCCCAAAGATTGCCATTTGCGGACTATTCCGCATTTAGCTTCCACTTTCGATGTCATTGCCGGGCTGTCGGACCATTCTCTTGGACTGGCCGTTCCCCTCGCAAGCGTGGCGCTGGGAAGCTGCCTGATCGAAAAGCACTTTACCTTGTCACGCGCTGGCGGCGGTCCTGACGACCCTTTTTCTTTAGAGCCGAATGAATTACAAGCATTAGTCGAGGAGTCGAAAAGAGCCTGGGAAGCGTTAGGACATATTCAATATGCCCCTTTACGGGCAGAAAAAACGACACTCTCTCATCGCCCGTCTCTTTATTTTATTGCCGACTTATCTGCTGGAGAAATTGTTCAGTCCGAACATATACGCTCTTTAAGGCCGGACTGCGGCTTGCCTCCTAAAGACTTAGAGAGGGTGATAGGACTTCCTCTTCAAAAAAATGTGAAAAGGGGAACGCCTGTCACATGGGATATTTTTAAAAATGAATAA